Within the Mycobacteriales bacterium genome, the region GGGGGCCTGGCCGACGTGGTGGGTGTCCTCGTCGACGCCGGACCGGACGTCCTGGTGGTCCGCCGCCGGGACGGAAGCCTAGTCGAGATGTCGCGATCGGCGGTGAATGTGATGAGGACGGTGGCGGCCGCGCCGCGGGACGTGCTGGCCCTCGAGGAGGTTGCGGCGCAGGGCTGGCCGGCCCCCGAGACCCGCTGGCTGGGGCGCTGGCTGCTGCGGGCGGCGGCGGGCTGGACCGGCCGCGGGAACTCGGTGCTGCCGCTGGGCGAGCCCGGCCTCCCGCTGGACCAGGCGCTGGCCGACGTCACGGCCTGGTACGGCGAGCGCGGCCTGCCGGCCCGCTTCACGATCCCGACACCGGCCCGGGAGCTGCTGGACGGGGCGCTGGCACAGCGGGGCTGGCGGTCGTACAACCCGACGGCCGTACTGACCGGCGACGTGGGCGTGCTGCTGCGGCGGCTGCCCGTCTCCGAGCATGCGGTCCTCGTCGAGCCCGCGCCGAGCGCGGACTGGCTGAGCCTCTACCACTACCGCGGCGGGGCGGAGCTGCCGCCGGTCGCGCGGACGGTGCTGGCCGGCGCGCGCGAGCCCGGGTTCGCGGTGCTGCGGGACCGGGGCGGCACGCCGCTGGCGATCGCCCGGGGCTCGGTCGACGAGGGCTGGCTCGGGGTGACCGCGGTCGAGGTCGACGCCGGGCACCGGCGACAGGGCCTGGCCACCGCGGTGATGCGGGCGCTGCTGGCCTGGGCCGCCGAGCGCGCCGCGACCAGCACGTACCTCCAGGTGGCGGAGGAGAACACCGGCGCGCTCGCGCTCTACGACCGCCTCGGCTACCTCCGTCACCATGGCTACCACTATGTGGTAGCGCCCTCCTAGTTCGCCTCTCGCGCCTTGCGCACGCCGGACTGGTAGCCGCGCAGCCGGTCCCGGACGTCGTCGGCGGAGCGCTCCGGCGTGTCCGGGGTGCTGCCCTCGAACGCGCCCGGGACGAGGTGGGCCTGGGATCGGCGTCTGGGCAGCCCGGCGCGGGTGGCGCCTTCACTCGGAGTAGCGAGTCGGGACGCGACCCGCTGGGCCTCCTCCACCGTCCCGCTCGGTCCCGGAGGACCCGCGAACCACCCGTCCCGTCCTGCCTCGACCACCTGGTGCCTCCCGTTGCCGCGTGCGCGTGCGCCCAGCGTTCCGGGGAATCCCGTCCCGGAGGAGTGGACACGCCGTACGAGATCGTTACCCGACGACCCCGTGATCAACACGGCTCGGAGCGTTGCTGAACCGCATTAACTCTGACATCGGTGTGTGTCGTACGGCATGAGGCCGGTGACGGAAAGTGATCAGATCAGCCGGAGCTGGACGGTGCGGCGGCGTTCGGCGCGGGTGGTGCGCTCGACCAGGGCCGGCGGGAGGTCGGCCAGGAACGGCGACGGCGCGGGTTCGGTCGGCCGGCCGCGGACCGTACGGCGGCGGGCGCCGGACAGGGAGAGGTGGGTGCGGGCCCGGGTCATGCCGACGAACAGCAGCCGGCGTTCCTCGGCGGCGTCCACGTCCTCGTCGCCGAAGCGCATCGGCAGCAGGCCGTCCTCGCAGCCGACCACGAACACGACCGGGAACTCCAGGCCCTTGGACGCGTGCAGGGTGAGGAGCGAGACGCGGTCCGCGCGCGGGTCCCAGAGGTCGACCTCGGCGCCGAGCGCGAGGTCGGCCAGGAACTGGGCCGCGTCGGCGCCGGCCCGCTCGGCCAGCGGGGTCAGCAGCTCGACCGCGGCCCGCAGGTCGGCCACCCGCTGCGCCGGGTCGGCCTCGGTCCGCCCGGCCGCCGCGGCGCGCGCCGTCGCCGGCGTCAGCAACGACCACTGATCCGCCCCGATCTCCCCAACCCCGCCACCCCCGGGATCAACCGTCGCGGAGCCGGCCGTCACGGGGGCGGCCGTCGCGGGGGCGGCCGTCGCGGGGGCGGCCGTCGCGGAGCCGGCCGTCACGGGGGCGGCCGTCACGGGGGCGGCCGTCGCGGGGGCGGCGGGGGCGGGGTGGGGAGGGCGGCGGCGACCGGGGTCAGGCCGCCGGCGCGGTCGATGGCGACCTGGGCGGCGGCGCGGACGCGGGCGAGCACCGGCCGCGGGTCGCCGGCCGCCCGGACCAGGTCCTCGCGCAGCACGCCGAGCAGGTCCCGTACGCCGGGCTGGTCGCCGAGCCGGTGGTGCGACCGCTTCTGGTACGGCACCCCGGCCGCCTCCAGCGCCTCCACCAGCGCCGCCGACTGCGCGTCGGTCCGGTAGAGCACGGCGAAGTCCGCGTACGAGTGGACCGCGTCGGTCCAGGGGTCGGCCGCCCCGCGCAGCAGCGCGGTCAGGTCCGACCCGCCGAGCACCCGCTCGATCGTGCCCAGCACGTACGCGGCCTCGGCGGCCTCGTCCGCGGCCGTGTGCAGGGTGACGGTCGCCGGGCCGTCCCCGGGCGCGACCGCGGTGAGCGTCCGCCCGGGCACCAGCGTGGCCGGCGCGACCACGCCGAGCGCCGCGTCCACGACGGTCGCGGTGCTGCGGTAGTTGCGGGTCAGCCGGACCTCGCGCGCGCCCGGGAAGTCCTCGCCGAAGCGCAGGAAGAAGCCGACGTCGGCGCCACGGAAGGAGTAGATCGCCTGGTCCGGGTCGCCGATCGCGCAGAGGTCGCCGCCGGCCGGGACCAGCAGGGTGAGCAGCGCGTACTGGGCCGGGTCGACGTCCTGGTACTCGTCCACGCTCACGTGCGGCCACCGCCGCTGGTAGGCGGCGGCCAGCTCCGGGTCCGAGCGCAGCAGCTCGACCGGCCGGGCCAGCAGGTCGTCCAGGTCGACCAGCCCGCGGGCGCGCTTGCCGGCCCGGTAGCGGGCCAGCGGCCCGGCCAGCTCCGGCTCGCGCGCGTCCGGGTCGCGGGCCAGCAGCGAGACGTGGTCGAGCAGCCGCCGGACGTCCCGGGCCGGCGCGTCCTGACCCATCGCCTCCCGGGCCAGCGCGAGCCGCTCGGCCTCGTCCACGACCCGGACGTCCTCGCCCAGGCCGAGCCGGGCCGCCTGCTCGCGCACGATCCGCAGGCCCAGCCCGTGGAACGTGGTCACCAGCGGCGGCGTCGGCAGCAGCGCGGCCAGCCGCTCGGTCAGCTCGCCCGCGGCCCGCCGGGTGAAGGTCAGCGCCAGGCACTCCCGGGCCGGGACGCCCTGCTCGGCGATCAGGTGCGCGATCCGGGTGGTCAGCGTGCGGGTCTTGCCGGTCCCCGGGCCGGCCACCACCAGCAGCGGCCCGGCCGTCGCGGCCGCCGCCCGCTGCTCCTCGTCCAGCCCGTCCAGGACGGTGGTCGCCACCGCGACGGGCTCCGGCTCGGCCACGACGACCGGCTCGGGCGCCTCGAACAACCCGGTGGGAGCCGCCGGCCGGGCCGGCGCCGGCCGCGGCGCCGGAAGGTCCAGGTCGAACAGCGTGTCCGTGCCGCCCGGCCGCAGGTCGGCCAGCTCCTTGGGCTCGAACAGGCGGACCACGCCGTACTCGCCGTCGTAGCCGCCGGCGAGCACGACCTCGCCGGCCCGCAGCCGCCGCAGCGCCTCGTCCAGCCCGGGCGGCCCGACCGGGGTCAGCTCATCCAGCGGGACGTCCTGCAGGATCGTCAGCTCCGGCCCGAACCGGTCGACCAGCCGGGACACCGCGGCCTCCACGGCCTTGGACTTGGGGCCGACCCCGATCAGCTCCCCCACCACCTGCGGCAGCTGCACCAGGCAGCGCCAGCCCGGCGCGGCGGCCGGCCGGAAGCCGTCCGGCCGGTCGGCCAGCGCCTCGACCCGGTGCAGCACCCCGACCGTGACCGGCTTGCCGCAGACCGGACAGCGGCCGTCGCGCTCCCGGGTCTGCGCCGGCTCCAGCCGTACGTCGCAGGTCCGGTGCCCGTCGAGGTGGTACTTGCCCTCCTCCGGGAAGAACTCGATCGTCCCGTCCAGGCCGGCGCCGGTCTCCAGCGCCGCCCGCACCCCCGCGTAGGACAGGTCGCAGGACAGCACGGTGGCCTCCCGGCCCAGCGCCGGCGGCGAGTGCGCGTCGGAGTTCGAGACCAGCCGGTAGCGGTCCAGCGCGGACACCCGGTGGTTCATCGCCGGGTCCGAGGACAGCCCGGTCTCGATCGCGAAGATGTGCTCGGCCAGGTCGGCGTAGCAGTCGGCGATCGAGTCGAAGCCGGACTTCGAGCCGAGCGCGGCGAACCAGGGCGTCCAGACGTGCGCCGGGACCAGGTAGCCGCCCTCGCCCGATTCCAGCAGCGTCTCCAGCAGGTCGCGGGAGTCCAACCCGAGGATCGGCCGGCCGTCGGAGGAGATGTTGCCGATCCGCCCGAGCCGCCGGGTCAGCTCACCGGCGACCTCCAGGTCGGGCGCGTAGAGCAGGTGGTGCACCTTGCGGGTCTTGTCGTCGCGCTTGTAGATCGTGGAGATCTCGACGGAGAGCTGGAACCGCACCGGGGTCCGTACGGACGCGGGCAGCGAGGCCAGCACGTCCCGTTCCAGGTCCGGGCGCAGCCGGAACAGTCCCGGCTCGGCCGGCACCAGCTTGGTCCGGATCTCCTCGGCCCAGGCCGGGTGGCACAGGTCGCCGGTGCCGATCAGCGCGATGCCCTTGCGCGCGGCCCACCAGGCCAGGTGCTCGAGGTCGCAGTCCCGGCTGCACGCGCGCGAGTACCGCGAGTGGATGTGCAGGTCGGCGACGAAAGGCATGGCGCTCCATCCTGGCGGGTGCCGCGCGGCGCCAGGAGCGGACGCGCCGACCGTCACCCGGTCAGGTCAGTGCCCATCCGAGGTGCCGAGCGCGACCGGGTCGGCCAGGGCCGTGTAGCGGCCGCGGTGCCAGGTGAGCGGCGGCGCCTCCGGCCGCGGCGTCGTGACCGCGAGCACCTCGCCCATGAGGACCGTGTGGTCACCGCCGGGATGCGCGGCCACGGTCCGGCACTCGAACGTCGACAGCGCGGTGTCCAGCATCAGCGCGCCGGTGTGCGGGCCGCGCGAGTGCGGTACGCCGGCCAGCGCGCCGGCGGTGTCGTGGCCGCGGCGGGCCAGCCGCCGGGACACCGGCTCGCCGTC harbors:
- a CDS encoding GNAT family N-acetyltransferase, which produces MSAAEPLGHRVVVRRFVDGGLADVVGVLVDAGPDVLVVRRRDGSLVEMSRSAVNVMRTVAAAPRDVLALEEVAAQGWPAPETRWLGRWLLRAAAGWTGRGNSVLPLGEPGLPLDQALADVTAWYGERGLPARFTIPTPARELLDGALAQRGWRSYNPTAVLTGDVGVLLRRLPVSEHAVLVEPAPSADWLSLYHYRGGAELPPVARTVLAGAREPGFAVLRDRGGTPLAIARGSVDEGWLGVTAVEVDAGHRRQGLATAVMRALLAWAAERAATSTYLQVAEENTGALALYDRLGYLRHHGYHYVVAPS
- a CDS encoding flavin reductase family protein; amino-acid sequence: MDHASRAADPVRQRSFRDAMGLFPTGVTLVTARGADGTDHAITANSVTSVSLDPMLLLVCVEHASRLHAAVLESGLWAVSVLGLDGEPVSRRLARRGHDTAGALAGVPHSRGPHTGALMLDTALSTFECRTVAAHPGGDHTVLMGEVLAVTTPRPEAPPLTWHRGRYTALADPVALGTSDGH
- a CDS encoding 3'-5' exonuclease, which encodes MLTPATARAAAAGRTEADPAQRVADLRAAVELLTPLAERAGADAAQFLADLALGAEVDLWDPRADRVSLLTLHASKGLEFPVVFVVGCEDGLLPMRFGDEDVDAAEERRLLFVGMTRARTHLSLSGARRRTVRGRPTEPAPSPFLADLPPALVERTTRAERRRTVQLRLI
- a CDS encoding UvrD-helicase domain-containing protein, with the protein product MPFVADLHIHSRYSRACSRDCDLEHLAWWAARKGIALIGTGDLCHPAWAEEIRTKLVPAEPGLFRLRPDLERDVLASLPASVRTPVRFQLSVEISTIYKRDDKTRKVHHLLYAPDLEVAGELTRRLGRIGNISSDGRPILGLDSRDLLETLLESGEGGYLVPAHVWTPWFAALGSKSGFDSIADCYADLAEHIFAIETGLSSDPAMNHRVSALDRYRLVSNSDAHSPPALGREATVLSCDLSYAGVRAALETGAGLDGTIEFFPEEGKYHLDGHRTCDVRLEPAQTRERDGRCPVCGKPVTVGVLHRVEALADRPDGFRPAAAPGWRCLVQLPQVVGELIGVGPKSKAVEAAVSRLVDRFGPELTILQDVPLDELTPVGPPGLDEALRRLRAGEVVLAGGYDGEYGVVRLFEPKELADLRPGGTDTLFDLDLPAPRPAPARPAAPTGLFEAPEPVVVAEPEPVAVATTVLDGLDEEQRAAAATAGPLLVVAGPGTGKTRTLTTRIAHLIAEQGVPARECLALTFTRRAAGELTERLAALLPTPPLVTTFHGLGLRIVREQAARLGLGEDVRVVDEAERLALAREAMGQDAPARDVRRLLDHVSLLARDPDAREPELAGPLARYRAGKRARGLVDLDDLLARPVELLRSDPELAAAYQRRWPHVSVDEYQDVDPAQYALLTLLVPAGGDLCAIGDPDQAIYSFRGADVGFFLRFGEDFPGAREVRLTRNYRSTATVVDAALGVVAPATLVPGRTLTAVAPGDGPATVTLHTAADEAAEAAYVLGTIERVLGGSDLTALLRGAADPWTDAVHSYADFAVLYRTDAQSAALVEALEAAGVPYQKRSHHRLGDQPGVRDLLGVLREDLVRAAGDPRPVLARVRAAAQVAIDRAGGLTPVAAALPTPPPPPPRRPPP